In the Sinorhizobium arboris LMG 14919 genome, one interval contains:
- a CDS encoding branched-chain amino acid ABC transporter substrate-binding protein has translation MPKSIVTSLFVAALALSGPAFAAGVKVAVVAPAEGPFVSLGRQISAGAAFQAGDRGSQVIPISESCDPAGGEALTKALLESGAEAAIGFMCTESLEAALPALAEAGIPTITVSVRSDILMEDALKKKWPFYRLAPSGKAEAAAITDAIVAHWRGRPLALIDDGTIHSRELVESVRNGLAEIGITPVFTDTYRPSQEQQVSLVRRLAKSGATHVFTGGDRNDTAVIARDAKAENVPITLLGGDTLNAADLDVPLEDGVLAMTIPDPARSAEAAAVANAMRAARIEPEGYVLPAFAAVSLLEQAKDQAAKDGSSLSDALTKGPYPTVLGPIRFNRAHELAETPYRLMRWQDGRFVDAADTGNME, from the coding sequence ATGCCTAAATCAATCGTCACCAGCCTCTTCGTCGCTGCACTTGCGCTGAGCGGTCCTGCTTTCGCTGCCGGCGTAAAGGTCGCGGTCGTGGCTCCCGCAGAGGGGCCTTTCGTCTCTCTCGGCAGGCAGATTTCTGCCGGAGCAGCGTTCCAGGCCGGCGACCGCGGGAGCCAGGTTATCCCTATCAGCGAAAGCTGCGATCCCGCCGGCGGCGAGGCTCTGACGAAAGCCCTGCTCGAGAGCGGCGCGGAAGCCGCAATCGGTTTTATGTGCACCGAGAGCCTTGAGGCCGCACTGCCGGCCCTCGCCGAAGCCGGAATTCCGACGATCACTGTCAGCGTCCGCTCCGACATTCTCATGGAGGATGCGCTCAAGAAAAAGTGGCCGTTCTACCGCTTGGCGCCAAGCGGCAAGGCGGAAGCCGCGGCGATAACCGATGCCATCGTCGCGCACTGGAGAGGCCGGCCGCTCGCTCTGATAGACGACGGAACGATCCACAGCCGCGAACTCGTCGAGAGCGTGCGCAATGGGCTGGCCGAGATCGGCATAACCCCTGTTTTCACCGACACCTACCGTCCCTCGCAGGAACAGCAGGTGAGCCTCGTGCGGCGACTGGCAAAGAGCGGTGCAACGCACGTCTTTACCGGAGGCGACCGCAACGACACGGCAGTCATCGCACGGGACGCCAAAGCCGAAAACGTCCCGATAACCCTTTTGGGCGGCGATACGCTGAACGCCGCCGATCTCGACGTCCCGCTCGAGGACGGGGTACTCGCCATGACGATACCCGATCCCGCACGATCGGCGGAGGCCGCCGCGGTGGCAAACGCCATGCGCGCCGCCAGGATCGAGCCGGAGGGTTATGTTCTCCCCGCCTTTGCCGCAGTGTCGCTCCTCGAACAGGCAAAGGACCAGGCGGCGAAAGACGGCAGCTCGCTCTCCGATGCCCTGACGAAAGGACCTTATCCGACAGTTCTCGGGCCGATCCGGTTCAACCGCGCGCACGAACTGGCCGAGACCCCATACAGGCTGATGCGATGGCAGGACGGGCGTTTCGTCGATGCAGCCGATACGGGCAATATGGAATGA
- a CDS encoding XdhC family protein, whose protein sequence is MELGTLQILNEARASRRAAVVVSDLADGSSQAFVEGERIPPEWAEPVSEALHSGRPRLVDIGERPLFFNVHLPPPRIVAIGAVHISQALARLAPVAGFDMVVVDPRTAFATAERFHGVELLADWPEDVLPERPLDRYTALAALTHDPKIDDYPLRAALEARCFYVGALGSRKTHASRVERLRTQGVAGEAIARIKAPIGLDIGAASPAEIAVAVLAEIIMSLRRRDVDLPAEGAR, encoded by the coding sequence ATGGAACTAGGCACACTGCAGATCCTCAATGAGGCCCGCGCGTCGCGCCGCGCTGCCGTCGTCGTCAGCGATCTTGCGGATGGCAGCAGTCAGGCTTTCGTCGAAGGCGAGCGCATTCCCCCTGAATGGGCCGAGCCCGTCTCCGAGGCACTGCACTCGGGCCGGCCCCGCCTCGTCGACATCGGGGAACGGCCCCTTTTCTTCAACGTTCATCTGCCGCCGCCACGGATCGTCGCGATTGGAGCCGTTCATATTTCGCAGGCGTTGGCGCGCCTGGCGCCGGTCGCGGGTTTCGATATGGTCGTCGTCGATCCGCGCACCGCCTTCGCAACGGCCGAGCGTTTCCATGGCGTCGAGCTTCTCGCCGACTGGCCGGAAGATGTGCTGCCCGAGCGGCCTCTCGACCGCTATACGGCGCTTGCCGCTCTCACGCACGATCCGAAAATCGACGACTATCCCCTCAGGGCGGCGCTGGAAGCGAGGTGCTTCTATGTCGGCGCACTTGGGAGCCGCAAGACCCATGCGTCGCGGGTCGAACGCCTTCGGACGCAAGGCGTGGCCGGGGAAGCGATCGCGCGCATCAAGGCGCCGATCGGCCTCGATATAGGTGCTGCGAGCCCTGCGGAAATTGCCGTCGCCGTGCTGGCTGAGATCATCATGTCTCTGCGGCGCCGGGACGTGGACCTGCCGGCGGAGGGCGCCAGGTGA
- the rpe gene encoding ribulose-phosphate 3-epimerase → MMTHPIRIAPSILAADFSKLGQEVRDVVEAGADWIHLDVMDGHFVPNITFGPDVIRSLRPYTQATFDCHLMIAPADPFLEAFAKAGCDIITVHAEAGPHLHRSLQTVKSLGKKAGISINPATPESVIEYVLDTVDLVLVMTVNPGFGGQKFIGATEEKIRRIKAMIGSRAIEIEVDGGIAPDTAGVAAKAGANVLVAGSAIFKGGSVDAYRSAIDALRVQAEKGRG, encoded by the coding sequence ATGATGACCCACCCCATTCGCATTGCCCCGTCTATCCTGGCGGCTGATTTTTCCAAGCTCGGACAGGAGGTTCGCGACGTCGTCGAGGCCGGCGCCGACTGGATCCATCTCGATGTCATGGACGGGCATTTCGTGCCCAACATCACCTTCGGACCTGATGTCATAAGATCGCTGCGCCCCTACACCCAGGCGACCTTCGACTGTCACCTGATGATCGCGCCGGCCGACCCCTTCCTCGAGGCCTTCGCGAAGGCCGGGTGCGACATCATCACCGTCCATGCCGAAGCGGGCCCGCATTTGCACCGCTCGCTGCAGACGGTGAAGTCGCTTGGAAAGAAGGCCGGTATCTCCATCAATCCGGCGACGCCGGAAAGCGTCATCGAATATGTCCTCGACACCGTCGATCTCGTTCTCGTGATGACGGTGAACCCCGGCTTCGGCGGACAGAAGTTCATCGGCGCCACGGAAGAGAAGATCCGGCGGATCAAAGCAATGATCGGCAGCCGGGCGATCGAGATCGAGGTGGACGGCGGTATAGCACCCGATACGGCCGGCGTCGCCGCCAAGGCGGGTGCCAATGTGCTCGTCGCCGGCTCCGCCATCTTCAAGGGCGGTTCCGTCGATGCCTATCGCAGCGCCATCGACGCGCTCCGCGTACAGGCGGAAAAGGGGCGCGGATGA
- a CDS encoding XdhC family protein, translating to MQNEPNILDPLAVAETWHGQGRSVALATVIETWGSAPRPVGSHLVIDGEGNFQGSVSGGCVEGAVIAEAADVIASGRPRVLEFGVADETAWRVGLSCGGRIRVYVERIDG from the coding sequence ATGCAGAACGAGCCGAACATCCTCGATCCTCTGGCGGTCGCTGAAACCTGGCACGGACAAGGTCGCTCCGTGGCACTTGCGACCGTGATCGAAACCTGGGGCTCGGCGCCCCGTCCGGTCGGCAGCCATCTGGTGATCGACGGGGAGGGCAATTTTCAGGGCTCCGTTTCCGGCGGCTGCGTAGAGGGCGCGGTCATTGCGGAGGCGGCCGACGTGATCGCGTCCGGCAGGCCGCGGGTCCTCGAATTCGGCGTCGCCGACGAGACGGCCTGGCGTGTCGGCCTTTCCTGCGGCGGCCGGATCCGCGTCTATGTCGAACGAATTGACGGTTGA
- a CDS encoding flavin reductase family protein produces the protein MYVRDIVPERDVLEKTRLDPITYRDAMSRMSSHVQLITAADGNERRGVTITASCSVSDDPPTVLACLNAANRRNDIFSRGGSFALNLLGAQHSALAHAFSGRDQLDMERRFALGRWTQRTTGAPILVEAIAAFDCRLIEVKVVATHLILIGEVVDVQLGPKQPPLIYVDRGYRTL, from the coding sequence ATGTATGTGCGAGATATCGTTCCGGAGCGAGATGTGTTGGAGAAGACCCGGCTGGACCCGATAACCTACCGTGACGCGATGAGCCGCATGTCGTCGCATGTGCAGCTGATCACGGCGGCCGATGGCAATGAGCGGCGCGGCGTGACGATTACCGCGTCCTGCTCGGTCTCTGACGATCCGCCGACCGTTCTCGCTTGCCTCAATGCAGCCAACCGGCGCAACGACATCTTTTCGCGCGGCGGCAGCTTCGCGCTGAACCTTCTGGGTGCCCAGCACAGCGCACTGGCTCACGCCTTTTCGGGCCGCGATCAGCTCGATATGGAGCGACGTTTTGCCCTCGGTCGATGGACGCAGCGCACGACCGGCGCGCCCATCCTCGTCGAGGCGATCGCTGCCTTCGATTGCCGTCTGATCGAAGTCAAGGTCGTGGCCACGCATCTCATCCTCATCGGCGAAGTCGTGGACGTTCAGCTCGGCCCCAAGCAGCCACCGCTCATTTATGTGGACCGCGGATATCGCACGCTATAA
- a CDS encoding TfoX/Sxy family protein, with protein sequence MDNAAIEEMFETLGPVKIRRMFGGKGIYFNGTILALEVNGEILLKGDAESARELEEAGGRQWTYEGKGKPVKMPYWSIPEPAWDDPDEMARWVRLAYGAALRATK encoded by the coding sequence ATGGACAATGCGGCAATCGAGGAGATGTTCGAAACACTGGGCCCGGTCAAGATCCGCCGGATGTTCGGCGGCAAGGGCATCTATTTCAATGGGACCATCCTCGCTTTGGAAGTGAACGGCGAAATTCTTCTGAAGGGAGATGCGGAATCGGCGCGGGAACTCGAGGAGGCGGGCGGGCGCCAATGGACCTATGAAGGCAAGGGAAAGCCGGTGAAGATGCCCTACTGGAGCATTCCCGAACCGGCCTGGGATGATCCGGACGAGATGGCGCGTTGGGTGAGGCTTGCCTATGGGGCCGCTCTCAGGGCGACGAAATGA
- a CDS encoding AAA family ATPase: protein MARQMTGKQPQSIDETKAMLEAQDYLAGTALATVLFLALRMKRPLFLEGEAGVGKTEIAKVLARALDRPLIRLQCYEGLDVASAVYEWNYPAQMLEIRLSEAAGMVDRQRVESDIFSERFLIRRPVLQAISTTAGRAPVFLIDELDRTDEAFEAFLLEVLSDFQVTIPELGTIRAHEPPIVIITTNRTREIHDALKRRCLYHWVDYPQAAQELEIIRRKVPGCNAALSREIVAYVHRLRALDLFKNPGVAETIDWATALTELDALALDPETVADTLGTLLKYQDDIARIEGAEGRRLLADVKAELLAQD from the coding sequence ATGGCGAGACAGATGACAGGAAAGCAGCCCCAGTCCATCGATGAGACGAAGGCGATGCTTGAGGCGCAGGACTATCTCGCCGGAACCGCGCTCGCGACCGTCCTCTTCCTCGCGCTCAGGATGAAGCGCCCGCTTTTCCTCGAAGGCGAAGCCGGCGTCGGCAAGACCGAGATCGCTAAGGTTCTGGCGCGCGCTCTCGACCGCCCCCTGATCCGGCTTCAGTGCTACGAGGGACTTGATGTCGCTTCGGCCGTTTACGAATGGAATTATCCCGCCCAGATGCTGGAAATTCGCCTTTCGGAGGCGGCTGGCATGGTCGACCGGCAAAGGGTGGAAAGCGACATTTTCTCCGAACGGTTCCTCATACGACGGCCGGTGCTGCAGGCGATATCGACGACGGCCGGGCGGGCGCCGGTGTTCCTGATCGACGAGCTCGACCGGACCGACGAGGCCTTCGAGGCCTTTCTCCTGGAGGTGCTTTCCGATTTCCAGGTCACAATTCCCGAACTCGGAACGATCAGGGCCCACGAGCCGCCGATCGTCATCATCACCACCAACCGGACCCGCGAAATCCACGACGCCCTGAAGAGGCGCTGCCTCTATCACTGGGTCGATTACCCGCAGGCGGCGCAGGAACTGGAGATCATCCGCCGTAAGGTCCCGGGCTGCAACGCGGCGCTTTCACGCGAGATCGTCGCTTATGTTCACAGGTTGAGAGCGCTCGATCTCTTCAAGAACCCTGGCGTTGCGGAAACGATCGATTGGGCCACTGCGCTCACGGAACTCGACGCGCTGGCGCTCGATCCCGAGACGGTGGCCGATACCCTCGGGACGCTTCTCAAATACCAGGACGACATCGCCCGGATTGAAGGCGCCGAAGGCCGGCGCCTTCTTGCCGACGTTAAGGCCGAGTTGCTGGCGCAGGACTGA
- a CDS encoding NUDIX hydrolase: MALPGIDFPGLGCGLAILRDGQILLCRRLKAPEAGHWSIVGGKVDHMERAQDAARREAEEESGLSIHSTRFLCISEQMIEADRQHWISLIYVTEDFSGEPRLTEPDKLSDIRWFDLAALPQPLSRFAADAVRALA, from the coding sequence ATGGCACTGCCCGGCATCGACTTTCCCGGTCTCGGTTGTGGTCTGGCGATCCTGCGCGATGGACAGATCCTTCTCTGCCGTCGCCTGAAGGCGCCTGAAGCCGGCCACTGGAGCATCGTCGGCGGCAAAGTCGATCATATGGAGCGGGCGCAGGATGCGGCGCGACGCGAGGCGGAGGAGGAAAGCGGTCTTTCCATCCACTCGACCCGCTTTCTCTGCATCAGCGAACAGATGATCGAAGCCGATCGGCAACATTGGATTTCGCTGATCTATGTTACCGAGGATTTTTCCGGCGAGCCGCGCCTCACGGAGCCGGACAAGCTCTCCGACATCCGCTGGTTCGATCTGGCCGCCCTGCCCCAGCCTCTGTCCCGCTTTGCTGCGGACGCGGTTCGGGCGCTCGCCTGA
- a CDS encoding vWA domain-containing protein → MTGGAHSDEGRLADNIVFFARALRRAGLRIGPAAIADAIDAVRLIGIGSRREFYAALQCTFVKRHEDQAVFDEAFRLFWRSPDAVSKMIALMSPVALPRSGEDRSRRAGEARARDAFLAGRDGAQQPSEAPEVEVDARYTVSGRELFRKADFGQMTAEEIAEARKALSTMLLPLDRVRTRRYRRSRRPVRIDPRATMRDAMRFGGDFILPRFREPRLVHPPIVVLADISGSMSSYTRIFLHFLHALTEQRHRVHTFLFGTRLTNVTRQMRNRDPDEALDDCVRAVKDWSGGTRIGETLHEFNRRWSRRVLGQGAVVLLMTDGLERDDTAELETEIDRLHRSCRRLVWLNPLLRFEGFEARARGVRAMLPHVDEFRPIHNLESVADLVKSLSGGGARDADPRPFLSRGGPAVDRAPANASQ, encoded by the coding sequence ATCACCGGCGGCGCCCATTCGGATGAAGGAAGGCTTGCCGACAATATCGTCTTCTTCGCCCGTGCCCTCAGGCGTGCGGGACTGCGGATCGGCCCGGCCGCCATCGCGGATGCCATCGATGCGGTAAGATTGATCGGCATCGGTTCCCGTCGCGAATTCTATGCGGCGCTCCAGTGCACCTTCGTCAAACGCCACGAGGACCAGGCCGTCTTCGACGAGGCGTTCCGGCTCTTCTGGCGTTCGCCGGATGCGGTGAGCAAGATGATTGCGCTCATGTCGCCTGTTGCCCTGCCGCGCTCCGGGGAGGACCGATCTAGGCGCGCCGGCGAAGCACGCGCTCGTGATGCGTTCCTCGCCGGCCGGGACGGCGCGCAGCAGCCGAGCGAAGCGCCGGAGGTGGAGGTCGATGCACGCTACACCGTCTCGGGCCGCGAACTCTTCCGCAAGGCGGATTTCGGCCAGATGACAGCCGAGGAGATCGCAGAGGCAAGAAAGGCATTGTCCACAATGCTGCTGCCGCTCGACCGGGTACGAACGCGCCGCTACCGGCGGTCCCGCCGCCCGGTGCGCATCGATCCGCGCGCCACCATGCGCGACGCGATGCGATTTGGCGGGGACTTCATTCTGCCGCGCTTTCGCGAACCGCGACTCGTCCATCCTCCAATTGTCGTGCTTGCGGACATTTCCGGATCGATGAGCAGTTATACCCGGATATTCCTGCACTTCCTGCACGCGCTCACCGAACAGCGCCACCGCGTTCATACGTTCCTGTTCGGGACCCGGCTGACGAATGTGACGAGGCAGATGCGCAACCGAGACCCGGACGAGGCGTTGGACGACTGCGTCAGGGCGGTCAAGGACTGGTCGGGCGGCACCCGTATCGGAGAGACGCTGCACGAGTTCAACCGCCGTTGGTCGCGCCGGGTGCTCGGGCAGGGGGCGGTCGTGCTTTTGATGACCGACGGGCTCGAGCGCGACGATACGGCCGAACTGGAGACCGAGATCGATCGCCTCCATCGTTCCTGCCGCCGGCTCGTCTGGCTCAATCCGCTGCTGCGTTTCGAGGGTTTCGAGGCGCGCGCCCGAGGCGTCAGGGCCATGCTTCCGCACGTCGACGAGTTCCGCCCGATACACAATCTCGAATCCGTCGCCGATCTGGTGAAATCTCTGTCCGGAGGCGGGGCGCGCGATGCCGATCCTCGGCCTTTCCTGAGCCGTGGAGGGCCCGCCGTTGACCGCGCGCCGGCGAATGCGTCACAGTGA
- a CDS encoding DEAD/DEAH box helicase, which translates to MTNFADLGLSQKVLSAVTDAGYTIPTPIQVGAIPPALQRRDILGIAQTGTGKTASFVLPMLTLLEKGRARARMPRTLILEPTRELAAQVAENFDKYGKNHKLNIALLIGGVSFDEQDRKLERGADVLICTPGRLLDHCERGKLLMTGVEILVIDEADRMLDMGFIPDIERIAKLIPFTRQTLFFSATMPPEIQKLADRFLQNPERVEVARRSSTAITVTQRFVASHGKDYEKRSVLRDLIRSQEDLKNAIIFCNRKKDVAELFRSLDRHGFSVGALHGDMDQRSRMTMLANFKDGNIKLLVASDVAARGLDIPDVSHVFNFDVPIHAEDYVHRIGRTGRAGRSGASFTIVTKRDAKFADAIEKLIGQTVEWFNGDLSELPEPMESHDSRRDRSSDGRKDRKRERPGKARADHKAVTAFGNNTEELETAPERVDAVKIERNADSKDRHNGRSDRPGRAQNAANDDNRDRRQRNRRDHDDGPTPVGFGDDIPAFMLIVGKA; encoded by the coding sequence GCAAGACCGCATCCTTCGTGTTGCCGATGTTGACCCTTCTTGAAAAGGGACGTGCCCGTGCGCGCATGCCGCGCACGCTGATCCTAGAGCCGACGCGCGAACTCGCTGCGCAGGTTGCCGAGAACTTCGACAAATACGGCAAGAATCACAAGCTCAACATCGCGCTGCTGATCGGTGGCGTTTCCTTCGACGAGCAGGACCGCAAGCTGGAGCGCGGTGCCGACGTACTGATCTGCACGCCCGGGCGACTACTCGACCATTGCGAACGCGGCAAGCTCCTGATGACAGGAGTCGAAATTCTCGTCATCGACGAAGCCGACCGAATGCTCGACATGGGCTTCATTCCCGACATCGAGCGCATCGCAAAGCTCATTCCGTTCACGCGGCAGACCTTGTTCTTCTCGGCGACGATGCCGCCCGAGATCCAGAAGCTTGCGGATCGCTTTCTGCAGAATCCGGAGCGCGTCGAGGTGGCACGCCGGTCCTCGACAGCGATCACGGTTACGCAGCGTTTCGTCGCCTCGCACGGCAAGGACTACGAAAAACGCTCTGTTCTCCGCGATCTCATTCGGTCCCAGGAGGATCTGAAGAACGCGATCATCTTCTGCAATCGCAAAAAAGATGTCGCCGAGCTTTTCCGCTCGCTCGATCGCCACGGATTTTCGGTGGGCGCGCTGCACGGCGACATGGATCAGCGCTCGCGCATGACCATGCTCGCCAACTTCAAGGACGGCAATATCAAGCTCCTGGTCGCGTCCGACGTCGCGGCGCGAGGGCTCGATATTCCCGATGTCAGCCACGTCTTCAATTTCGACGTGCCGATCCACGCGGAAGACTATGTCCACCGCATTGGCCGCACCGGGCGTGCCGGCCGTTCCGGCGCTTCTTTTACGATCGTCACCAAGCGCGACGCGAAATTCGCGGATGCCATCGAAAAGTTGATCGGTCAGACGGTCGAATGGTTCAACGGCGATCTTTCGGAACTGCCCGAGCCGATGGAGAGTCACGACAGCCGTCGCGACCGTAGTAGCGATGGGCGCAAGGACCGGAAGAGGGAGCGTCCGGGCAAGGCTCGCGCCGATCACAAAGCTGTCACGGCATTCGGCAATAACACGGAAGAACTCGAAACAGCCCCTGAAAGGGTCGATGCGGTGAAGATCGAACGCAATGCCGACAGCAAGGATCGCCATAATGGCCGCAGCGACCGTCCCGGCCGAGCGCAGAATGCCGCCAATGACGACAATCGCGATCGTCGCCAGCGCAACCGCCGCGACCACGACGACGGCCCGACGCCGGTCGGTTTCGGTGACGATATTCCTGCCTTCATGCTGATCGTCGGCAAGGCCTGA
- a CDS encoding NTP transferase domain-containing protein, translating into MRFGPVRLADAEGALLGHSVKVGALKLSKGHRLSPDDVAALAEADVAEVIAARLEPGDLPEDEAAARIAAAIAPDHLRFSSATTGRVNVYATATGLFVADRVIVDLLNRIDPAITLACLADHVAVEAGDMVATIKIIPLAVPQALVEQAQALLRADRAFEIKPFTPRRAALVATELPSLKTQVMDKTRAVLTARLLQSGSSLESEQRVAHTTEAVAAAISEAAASHDLIIVFGASAVADPNDVIPAAIRLAGGVVDHVGMPVDPGNLLVLGRLGEIPVLGAPGCARSPKENGFDWILDRLIAGEWPSNADITGLGVGGLLKEIPTRPQPREGSASRPPGPAGIVVLAAGQASRMGPEGRHKLLAEFEGVPLVRRSVETAIAAAPGRVTVVTGHREAEIRAALAGLQATFVSNPDYASGMASSLVAGLSALDAGAGGMLVMLADMPGITSEHLEKLIAAFEAESGRAVIRAAASGQRGNPVILPKETFHAVRQLVGDVGARHIVERCGLPVIDVELGAAARLDLDTPEAIVAAGGILRG; encoded by the coding sequence GTGAGGTTCGGACCCGTACGGCTTGCCGATGCCGAAGGCGCTCTCCTGGGCCATTCGGTAAAAGTCGGCGCACTGAAATTGTCAAAGGGGCATCGCCTGAGCCCCGACGATGTCGCGGCACTTGCCGAAGCGGATGTAGCGGAAGTCATCGCGGCGCGGCTCGAGCCGGGCGATCTCCCGGAGGACGAAGCAGCGGCGCGCATAGCTGCGGCGATCGCACCGGATCACTTGCGATTCTCGAGCGCCACGACCGGCCGGGTCAACGTCTATGCTACCGCCACCGGTCTTTTCGTTGCCGATCGGGTTATCGTCGACCTGCTTAACCGTATCGATCCGGCGATCACGCTCGCCTGTCTTGCCGATCATGTTGCGGTCGAAGCAGGCGACATGGTGGCGACGATCAAGATCATTCCTCTCGCCGTGCCGCAAGCGCTCGTCGAGCAAGCGCAGGCGCTCCTTCGAGCGGATCGAGCCTTCGAGATCAAGCCGTTCACGCCCCGACGCGCGGCCCTGGTGGCAACCGAGTTGCCTTCCCTCAAGACCCAGGTGATGGACAAGACGCGCGCCGTTCTCACCGCAAGACTCCTGCAATCGGGCAGCAGCCTCGAAAGCGAGCAGCGTGTGGCGCACACCACGGAAGCAGTCGCAGCTGCAATCTCCGAGGCCGCCGCTTCGCATGACCTGATCATCGTCTTCGGCGCTTCGGCCGTGGCCGATCCGAACGATGTCATTCCCGCCGCCATTCGACTCGCGGGCGGGGTCGTCGACCACGTCGGAATGCCCGTCGACCCGGGCAATCTGCTTGTGCTCGGGCGGCTCGGGGAAATCCCGGTCCTGGGTGCTCCAGGATGCGCCCGAAGCCCCAAGGAAAACGGTTTCGACTGGATTCTCGACCGGTTGATCGCAGGCGAGTGGCCGAGCAATGCCGACATCACTGGTCTCGGCGTCGGCGGGTTGCTCAAGGAAATTCCGACACGTCCGCAGCCGCGGGAAGGCAGCGCCAGCAGGCCGCCTGGTCCCGCCGGGATTGTGGTGCTCGCGGCCGGCCAGGCGAGCCGGATGGGGCCGGAAGGCCGGCATAAGCTGCTGGCGGAGTTCGAAGGCGTGCCGCTCGTGCGCCGGTCGGTGGAGACCGCCATCGCCGCGGCTCCCGGCAGGGTGACTGTCGTCACCGGACATCGGGAAGCGGAGATTCGGGCGGCACTCGCCGGACTCCAGGCCACATTCGTCTCAAATCCCGATTACGCGAGCGGGATGGCCTCTTCGCTGGTTGCGGGGCTCTCCGCCCTCGACGCCGGTGCCGGCGGCATGCTCGTCATGCTTGCCGACATGCCGGGCATCACGTCGGAACACCTGGAAAAGTTGATCGCTGCCTTCGAAGCCGAGTCCGGCCGCGCCGTGATCCGTGCCGCTGCCAGCGGGCAGCGCGGCAATCCCGTCATTCTGCCGAAGGAGACCTTCCATGCCGTCCGGCAGCTCGTCGGCGACGTCGGCGCGAGACACATCGTCGAGCGGTGCGGCTTGCCGGTCATCGACGTCGAACTCGGTGCCGCGGCGCGTCTCGATCTCGACACGCCGGAGGCGATTGTGGCGGCCGGCGGGATATTGAGGGGGTGA
- a CDS encoding P1 family peptidase codes for MMRKGPKNLITDVPGLLVGNAEDHRLKSGVTAVLCDPPATAAVQVLGGAPGTRETDLLAPHNTVQAVDAIVLSGGSAFGLDAASGVQAALREMGRGFAVGPHRVPIVPAAILFDLANGGDKEWGRYAPYRDLGYEAAYATTADFATGSTGAGTGALTATFKGGLGSASTVLANGTTVGALVAVNAVGSATVGDTRHFWAAPFEMDGEFGGLGQALPWPQDAATPRFKFRERQASSTNTTIAVIATDALLTKAEAKRLAIAAHDGFSRALWPSHTPLDGDLVFALSTGTSGKTPLLQDFIDLSAAAAATMARAIARGIHDARDTGDDPIPAWCSHS; via the coding sequence ATGATGCGCAAAGGTCCCAAAAATCTCATCACGGACGTCCCGGGGCTGCTGGTCGGCAATGCGGAAGACCATCGCCTGAAATCCGGCGTCACCGCCGTGCTTTGCGATCCGCCAGCGACAGCCGCCGTCCAGGTTCTGGGCGGCGCTCCCGGAACGCGAGAGACCGACCTTCTCGCTCCCCACAACACGGTCCAGGCAGTCGACGCGATCGTACTGTCCGGCGGTTCGGCCTTCGGCCTCGACGCGGCGTCGGGGGTGCAGGCGGCGCTGCGGGAGATGGGACGCGGCTTCGCGGTCGGGCCGCACCGCGTGCCGATCGTGCCCGCGGCGATCCTCTTCGATCTGGCAAACGGGGGCGACAAGGAATGGGGACGCTACGCTCCCTATCGCGATCTCGGTTACGAAGCGGCGTATGCGACAACTGCGGATTTCGCGACCGGCAGTACCGGCGCAGGCACTGGCGCGCTTACGGCGACCTTCAAAGGGGGTCTCGGCTCCGCGTCGACGGTGCTCGCCAACGGGACGACTGTGGGCGCCCTCGTGGCAGTGAATGCCGTCGGCTCGGCGACCGTCGGCGACACACGTCATTTCTGGGCCGCGCCTTTCGAAATGGACGGCGAGTTCGGCGGGCTTGGCCAGGCCTTGCCCTGGCCGCAGGACGCCGCTACCCCTCGATTCAAGTTCCGGGAGCGGCAAGCCTCTTCGACGAACACGACCATCGCGGTCATCGCCACCGATGCCCTTCTCACCAAGGCGGAGGCAAAGCGCCTGGCGATCGCGGCCCATGACGGCTTTTCGCGTGCCCTCTGGCCCTCCCATACGCCGCTTGACGGCGATCTGGTCTTCGCGCTTTCGACGGGCACGAGCGGAAAGACGCCGTTGCTTCAGGATTTCATCGATCTCAGCGCCGCGGCAGCCGCCACCATGGCCCGCGCGATCGCGCGCGGTATCCACGACGCCCGAGATACCGGCGACGATCCGATACCTGCCTGGTGCTCGCACTCGTAA